In Pseudobdellovibrio exovorus JSS, the genomic stretch GTAAAAAACCAGCTAATCCTTTCAACAATCCATTTGCAGCTTTGTTAAACCAGAGCAATAATAAAAAGTAATTGATATCAATAAGATACTGAAACAAGGAGTTTATCGTGGCATTAAAAGTTGGTGGAAAAAAGAAAAATAGCAAAAACAAAAGTGCTAAACACAAAGCTAAGCGCTTAACTAAGAAAAAAAGAATGACTAAGGCTAAGAAAAAGTAGTCTTGAAAGTTAAAAATATATACGTCATTAGACACGGTGAAACCGATTGGAACAAAAATCATCGGTTTCAAGGTCAGACAGATATTCGTTTAAACGAAACTGGTCGTGAACAAGCTATTAAGCTCCGTCCTATCATGCAGCAATTGCAAATTGAATCTGTGTATTCTAGCTCGCTGATGCGCGCTTATGAAACAGCAGAACTCGCAACTCAAGATCTTAAACTAACCATTCATAAAGATGATCGCCTTCGTGAAACCAATATTGGGGATGCGGAAGGGAAGACACACGATGAGATTTTGGAATCGTTTGGTTCTGAGAGTTTATTGAAGTGGCGTTCTTATGAAGAAAGATTGTTGGATTATCATTTTCCTAATGGTGAGTCTAAACGTCAGATGATGCATCGACTACGTCATGTCTTTCTTGAAATTGCTCAAAACTCTAATCGCAATACTGTGGCTATATTCAGCCATGGGATGTTGATGAGAGCCATGACATTCGTTTTTGGTGAAGGTGTTCCATGGGATTTAAATCTATTTGCTAATGGCAGTGTTCATCACTTGGTTTGGAGTGATGAAAACCCAGAAATCCTTATCTACAAAAGTAGAGTGTACTGATCATGGCGGCAGAGTTCTTCGAAGCGTACAACTTTGAACAAATTACGGATGAAGAGTTTGCTGTCAAAATTAATGCGAATGAAAATGCCGACAAGTTGGTTTGTGTATTCTTTTGGGGACATGATTGCCCCAATTGCGAAGTTGCTAAAAAAGTTTTAGTTGATCGTAAAGCTGAGGTCGATCAATTAGATATGAAGTGGTATCAAGCCAATATCTATGAAGACTTTAACTTAGCAACACGTTTTGGAATTTTTGGAATCCCGATATTCATCTTTTTTAAAAATGGTAAAAAGTTAGGTAAGATCAGCCCTTTTCCTGGATTTGAGCCGTTTTACGAAGCGGTCAGTAAGCTTTTATAAGAAGAAGTTAATCAAGAAAAACTAATGGAACCGCGGCCTAACGCTTTAATGCTTTGAACTTTTCCCATGGCTGCGAGCACTTAAAGAGTCAAAAGGCGGTCAATATTGACCGCGGTCCATAGTTGTTGTCACCCGTAGATGCAAATTAATACTGTTTAGAGGATTTATCCAGATGTTAGTTTTCTGACAGGTTAGAATTACAGGTGTTACTTGTGTAGTTCAATCAACCGCTGAGCTATCTGGGCGAAGCCCTGTCCGCCTTTAGCACCTGAAACGTATTGGGGGTGGGTTTTCATTTTGTCTTTAAAATGCAGAATATTGGCGACCCCAAATGAATGAGGAAAGCGTTCAAACATAGGCTCATCATTAGGAGAGTCTCCAACAAAAGCACATTTAGTTAAGGCTTCTTCTTCTGTTAGATTGAATTCATTTTTTAAGAACTGAAATGTCGTCGTCAGTTTATTGTAATCGCCGAACCAGCCATTGACGTGAATTGAGCTGACTTTTGCGTGGGCTCCATGTTTTTCAAAAATTTGGACAATTTTTTGAATACTTTCTTCATCTAATGCAGGAACATCTTCGCAAAAATCGACGGCTAGATCCATAAGACGACAAAACTGATCTGATGAAATAGCACTACCTTTTACGGTTTTTAAAACTTCCGTTTCAATAAGTTCGAGTCTTTTTTTGTTTTTTTGAATTGTTTCTGGATCGGTGAAGAACCAGCGCGACATTTTTTTTGCCGAACTTGCTACGGAGACTTCGGTAGAGTGCTTGTGTGTGAAGTAAAATCCACCGTTTTCTCCGACGACTCCGACTACAGGCCAGAAACGAGCGATCATTTCGCACCAACCAGCAGGTCGTCCTGTTATGGGAACTACTTTCAGTCCTGCGTCGGATAATCTCCAAAGAGCATCGTAGGCCTCGGCATGAAGCTGGCCCTCTGTCGTAATTGTATCGTCTATGTCTGTAAGGAGAAACTCGATCTTAGAATTGAAATCTGTTAAATTTTTCATTGTGCTTTCTTCAAATTCGGTGTTTTTTATAGTGTAGAGGAATACAGATAGTGAAGAAAGCATCAACTCGTTCGCGAGAAAATTCTGGATCAGGGACTAAGTTAGTTATTGTTGAGTCACCGACAAAAGCCAAGACAATTCGCAAGTATCTAGGCAAAGACTTCATCGTCGAGTCGTGCATGGGACATGTGCGTGATTTACCACAATCTGCGAAAGATATTCCTGAAAAAGTAAAAAAAGAAAAATGGGCCCAACTGGGTGTTAATGTTGATAAGAATTTTGAGCCTTTGTATTGCGTTCCGAAAGATAAATTAAAGGTCATCAAAAATCTAAAAGAAAAATTATCTGAAGCTGATGAACTTTACCTCGCGACCGATGAAGACCGCGAAGGGGAAAGTATCAGTTGGCATTTATTGGAAGTTTTAAAACCCTCTGTTCCTACGAAACGCATGGTTTTTCACGAGATCACTAAAGAAGCGATTCAAAAATCTTTGAACGAAACACGTGAAATCGATTTTAATCTGGTCCGTGCACAAGAGGCTAGACGTGTGCTAGATCGCTTGGTGGGATAT encodes the following:
- a CDS encoding histidine phosphatase family protein gives rise to the protein MKVKNIYVIRHGETDWNKNHRFQGQTDIRLNETGREQAIKLRPIMQQLQIESVYSSSLMRAYETAELATQDLKLTIHKDDRLRETNIGDAEGKTHDEILESFGSESLLKWRSYEERLLDYHFPNGESKRQMMHRLRHVFLEIAQNSNRNTVAIFSHGMLMRAMTFVFGEGVPWDLNLFANGSVHHLVWSDENPEILIYKSRVY
- a CDS encoding thioredoxin domain-containing protein, whose translation is MAAEFFEAYNFEQITDEEFAVKINANENADKLVCVFFWGHDCPNCEVAKKVLVDRKAEVDQLDMKWYQANIYEDFNLATRFGIFGIPIFIFFKNGKKLGKISPFPGFEPFYEAVSKLL
- a CDS encoding HAD-IIB family hydrolase, with amino-acid sequence MKNLTDFNSKIEFLLTDIDDTITTEGQLHAEAYDALWRLSDAGLKVVPITGRPAGWCEMIARFWPVVGVVGENGGFYFTHKHSTEVSVASSAKKMSRWFFTDPETIQKNKKRLELIETEVLKTVKGSAISSDQFCRLMDLAVDFCEDVPALDEESIQKIVQIFEKHGAHAKVSSIHVNGWFGDYNKLTTTFQFLKNEFNLTEEEALTKCAFVGDSPNDEPMFERFPHSFGVANILHFKDKMKTHPQYVSGAKGGQGFAQIAQRLIELHK